A genomic region of Candidatus Eremiobacterota bacterium contains the following coding sequences:
- a CDS encoding CPBP family intramembrane glutamic endopeptidase: MKEIARRYPLPAFFLTAFACSWIVWLCLLFFPVKNTSHLLLISVIGAFGPAIAAIVISSILNNGSSGIPLVKRWGFFALLVCVIFPFAAWWPLLKGDPKDPLFLLLCAILSVLSAFVISGVLARNAGVQDMMASLGAWRICPVWYLIALFSWPLLLIGSSLLDKIFGARLLTPYFAELASIKPLSAVILYITIFLLGGPLQEEPGWRGFGLPRLQARYNPIVASIILGFFWQLWHIPLYFIGFYPFDTVQIALRFVEFLPGVIVFTWLYNRSGGNLLIAVVFHASIDAFPQILPAQSGRGPMFFDLLILIWAVTVIITDRMWERRHAAG; this comes from the coding sequence ATGAAAGAAATAGCCCGGCGGTATCCCCTCCCCGCATTCTTCCTCACCGCCTTTGCCTGTTCCTGGATAGTCTGGCTCTGCCTTCTCTTCTTTCCGGTAAAAAATACCTCTCACCTGCTGCTCATCTCTGTCATCGGGGCCTTTGGGCCCGCCATCGCCGCCATCGTCATATCGTCAATACTGAATAATGGGTCAAGCGGAATTCCCCTTGTGAAACGCTGGGGATTCTTTGCCCTGCTGGTGTGCGTCATATTTCCCTTTGCAGCGTGGTGGCCGCTCCTGAAAGGCGATCCGAAGGATCCTCTGTTTCTTCTCTTATGTGCCATCCTTTCGGTGCTCTCGGCTTTTGTTATCTCCGGTGTATTGGCCCGGAATGCCGGTGTACAGGATATGATGGCCTCTTTAGGAGCATGGAGGATATGCCCTGTATGGTATCTTATAGCTCTATTCTCCTGGCCTTTACTGCTCATTGGAAGCAGTCTGCTCGACAAAATCTTCGGTGCCCGGCTCTTGACCCCTTATTTTGCCGAACTGGCCTCAATCAAGCCTCTCTCTGCGGTAATCCTGTATATCACGATATTCCTGCTGGGCGGACCTCTGCAGGAAGAGCCGGGATGGCGCGGTTTTGGTCTTCCCCGGCTCCAGGCTCGTTATAACCCTATAGTGGCCAGTATTATCCTCGGATTTTTCTGGCAGTTATGGCATATACCGCTCTATTTCATAGGATTCTACCCCTTTGATACCGTGCAGATCGCCCTGCGGTTTGTGGAATTCCTGCCGGGAGTCATTGTATTTACGTGGCTTTACAATCGATCAGGAGGAAATCTCCTCATAGCAGTCGTGTTTCATGCATCCATAGATGCTTTTCCGCAGATCCTGCCGGCCCAGAGCGGCCGTGGGCCCATGTTCTTCGATCTTCTCATCCTTATATGGGCAGTGACCGTTATCATAACTGACAGGATGTGGGAGCGCCGCCATGCAGCCGGCTGA
- a CDS encoding FHA domain-containing protein codes for MRCPNCSAVNLEGAVYCDDCGYDLRSAAPAPTTYGEGLTAAAYQGGEGQATEAPQGGARIVQCPVCKSDHPEHAAFCEDCGSSLAAVPTPPGATRAGIAPPASPSIHGPRLILAASGKEFPLIKERMVIGRASPCDGIYPDLDLTGDDPESYLSRRHGMITQAGGQYLFEDMGSANGSFINRTKAQKGLPQALKDNDRLILGKTELVFRI; via the coding sequence ATGAGATGTCCTAATTGCTCCGCAGTCAATCTTGAAGGTGCCGTGTATTGTGATGACTGCGGCTACGATCTGCGTTCAGCGGCACCTGCTCCTACGACTTATGGGGAAGGGCTAACGGCGGCAGCATATCAGGGTGGGGAAGGGCAGGCGACAGAAGCGCCTCAGGGCGGCGCCAGGATTGTGCAGTGCCCCGTCTGCAAAAGTGACCACCCCGAACATGCGGCTTTTTGTGAGGACTGCGGCTCATCGCTTGCGGCAGTGCCCACTCCCCCTGGCGCCACGCGGGCGGGAATAGCGCCCCCGGCTTCCCCGTCGATCCATGGACCCAGGCTCATCCTTGCGGCCTCAGGGAAAGAGTTCCCTCTCATTAAGGAAAGGATGGTGATCGGGAGGGCAAGCCCCTGTGACGGCATCTATCCTGACCTGGACCTCACCGGCGACGACCCCGAATCCTATCTGAGCAGGCGCCACGGGATGATCACGCAGGCAGGCGGCCAGTACCTCTTTGAAGACATGGGCAGCGCGAACGGGAGCTTCATCAACAGGACGAAAGCGCAGAAGGGCCTGCCGCAGGCGCTGAAAGACAATGACCGGCTCATCCTGGGAAAGACAGAGCTGGTGTTCAGGATATAG
- a CDS encoding DUF134 domain-containing protein — protein sequence MVRPRSRRKIHEYPDSTSFAPLDPSRASGREVTLAVDELEALRLGDLEGLHQARAAELMGVSRQTFGRIIETARRKVADALVSGHTLKVGGGAIEISGTGILLCVQCGAIFMDYYDSHKMIYCEDCGANSLKIIPLPRSLQNAVILSSTWRLRLVIAWWQWWCLPFAVIVPYSTKDAHEPPWH from the coding sequence ATGGTAAGACCACGCAGCCGCCGGAAAATCCATGAATACCCCGATTCCACCTCTTTTGCGCCCCTGGATCCATCCCGCGCTTCCGGCAGGGAAGTAACCCTCGCTGTTGATGAGCTCGAGGCCCTGCGCCTGGGAGATCTCGAGGGACTCCACCAGGCCAGGGCTGCAGAGCTGATGGGGGTCTCGCGGCAGACCTTCGGAAGGATCATAGAAACAGCCAGGCGCAAAGTCGCCGATGCCCTTGTGAGCGGTCATACTCTGAAAGTAGGGGGCGGCGCCATTGAGATAAGCGGCACCGGCATTCTGCTCTGCGTGCAGTGCGGCGCCATATTCATGGATTACTACGACTCTCACAAGATGATCTATTGTGAAGACTGCGGAGCAAATTCCCTCAAGATAATCCCGCTCCCCAGGTCACTTCAGAACGCGGTGATACTCTCATCTACCTGGAGGCTCAGGCTGGTGATAGCGTGGTGGCAGTGGTGGTGCCTGCCCTTTGCCGTCATCGTTCCCTACAGCACAAAAGACGCCCATGAGCCGCCGTGGCACTGA
- a CDS encoding ATP-binding protein codes for MELEILGRQNPWWVKKEALLGDFYIREFEEASLKWYPAYIGSVNTEEDAVHVVFGPRQVGKTTSFRLMMRALIESRGIAPRRVLYFNCEEAAPSTSQRLADIIRAYISWIRADSDERVHIFLDEATSIRDWEKGIKILAEEGKLRGVTLFATGSHMMGMRRGAERLPGRRGSGLDIPLFPLTFREYLLAVREDLKSALPPFQGWNKKILKASLEEVSLSSELIAPLLDSYLKTGGFPRSINQFHAFTHLRPDIYKIYRDAFLGDMQRIGRKESIFREIMQWLLVRRENPFEWTDIARETYAGTHPTVREYLEDAESCFIIDIFYRIGGGGKPFRTPRSPKKVYFRDPFIFHSLRAWALGYPDPCAACEEFFKDSSYYGYMVESLVASHLRRKCGENIFFFREEKEIDFAIFEGQKNAALLEVKYQARVNPENAKMLKKHGGGIMLTRNTFASHENVLLAPAAYFLALL; via the coding sequence ATGGAACTGGAGATTCTCGGAAGGCAAAATCCCTGGTGGGTGAAAAAAGAAGCGCTCCTTGGCGACTTCTATATCAGGGAATTTGAAGAAGCCTCTTTGAAATGGTATCCGGCTTATATCGGCTCTGTAAATACCGAAGAGGATGCCGTCCATGTGGTCTTCGGGCCGAGGCAGGTCGGGAAGACCACATCCTTCAGACTGATGATGAGAGCGCTCATTGAAAGCAGGGGCATTGCTCCCCGAAGGGTCCTCTATTTCAACTGCGAAGAGGCTGCTCCCTCCACTTCTCAGAGGCTTGCGGACATCATAAGAGCGTATATCTCCTGGATCAGAGCGGACAGCGATGAGAGAGTGCATATTTTTCTTGATGAGGCAACCTCCATAAGGGATTGGGAGAAAGGGATAAAGATTCTTGCAGAAGAGGGAAAGCTCAGGGGAGTTACCCTCTTTGCCACAGGCTCCCACATGATGGGAATGAGAAGAGGCGCAGAAAGGCTGCCAGGGAGAAGAGGCTCAGGCCTGGATATCCCTCTATTCCCCCTGACGTTCAGAGAATATCTGCTTGCAGTGAGGGAAGATCTCAAGTCTGCCCTGCCGCCGTTTCAGGGCTGGAATAAAAAGATACTGAAAGCCTCTCTTGAGGAAGTCTCTCTGAGCAGTGAGCTTATTGCTCCACTGCTTGACTCTTATCTCAAGACAGGGGGATTCCCCCGATCAATCAATCAATTTCATGCCTTCACTCACCTGCGTCCTGATATTTACAAAATCTACCGCGATGCTTTTCTTGGCGATATGCAGAGAATAGGGAGAAAAGAAAGCATTTTCCGCGAGATTATGCAATGGCTCCTTGTGAGAAGAGAGAATCCCTTTGAATGGACAGATATAGCGAGGGAAACCTATGCGGGAACTCATCCGACGGTGAGAGAGTACCTGGAAGATGCTGAGTCTTGCTTCATAATAGATATCTTTTACCGGATCGGCGGAGGTGGAAAGCCTTTCCGGACCCCCCGCTCCCCTAAAAAGGTCTATTTCAGGGATCCCTTCATTTTCCATAGTCTGAGGGCATGGGCTCTGGGATACCCCGATCCCTGCGCTGCCTGTGAAGAATTCTTTAAGGACTCTTCATATTACGGGTATATGGTGGAAAGCCTTGTCGCTTCCCATCTCAGAAGAAAATGCGGGGAGAATATCTTCTTTTTCAGGGAGGAAAAAGAGATTGACTTCGCCATTTTCGAGGGCCAGAAGAATGCCGCGCTTCTGGAGGTGAAATACCAGGCAAGAGTGAATCCGGAGAACGCCAAAATGCTGAAAAAGCATGGAGGAGGCATTATGCTCACAAGAAATACCTTTGCATCGCATGAAAATGTGCTTCTGGCCCCTGCAGCCTATTTTCTGGCTCTCTTGTGA
- a CDS encoding tetratricopeptide repeat protein produces MTDHSHDQLFQEAHALKKERRYREALPLYEELLRGGFRSAFFLSSAAHLYFLLKEYEKALELVESSLHLRPGEPFTLSLKGKLLLALGYRDEALTLYRDLSTAPLPAATARDVVMFLSRNGAPGEASACLERLIARDPSRKELQLLKADMDKIQHGTGAQSGPPVANASDGDLYARQIEARIRELPREEALGELATLMTIPSRRENLRLMKLHARMLYEAKRYREAYEAYEELWKKEPGDRFALSQMAFALVHTGEYERSRPLLEEIFTMEPENVYVKNSLIKAYRVTATEEHGILFLQGIIARHPALRHLWGDIRKLSKPREPEGTAKPRGSGGARKTRKSADGIPARRRKETGNL; encoded by the coding sequence ATGACCGATCACTCCCACGATCAGCTCTTCCAGGAGGCCCACGCCCTCAAGAAGGAGCGGCGCTACAGGGAGGCCCTGCCCCTCTATGAGGAGCTTCTCAGGGGCGGCTTCAGGAGCGCCTTCTTTCTCTCGTCGGCGGCCCACCTTTATTTTCTTCTGAAGGAATATGAGAAGGCCCTGGAGCTCGTCGAGAGCTCGCTCCATCTGAGGCCCGGCGAGCCCTTCACCCTGAGCCTCAAGGGGAAGCTCCTGCTGGCTCTCGGTTACAGGGACGAGGCCCTCACCCTTTACAGGGACCTCTCGACAGCCCCCCTGCCTGCGGCGACGGCAAGAGACGTGGTGATGTTTCTCTCCCGCAACGGGGCTCCCGGCGAGGCTTCAGCCTGCCTGGAGAGGCTCATTGCCCGCGATCCATCCCGGAAGGAGCTCCAGCTCCTGAAAGCCGACATGGATAAGATTCAGCATGGCACAGGCGCACAGAGCGGACCGCCCGTGGCCAATGCTTCCGACGGCGATCTCTACGCCCGCCAGATCGAGGCCAGGATAAGGGAGCTTCCCCGGGAAGAGGCCCTCGGGGAGCTTGCCACCCTCATGACCATCCCTTCACGTCGTGAAAATCTTCGCCTCATGAAGCTTCATGCCAGGATGCTCTATGAGGCGAAGCGCTACAGGGAAGCCTATGAAGCGTACGAGGAGCTCTGGAAAAAGGAGCCCGGCGACAGGTTCGCCCTGAGCCAGATGGCCTTCGCCCTCGTGCACACAGGCGAGTATGAGCGCTCACGCCCCCTCCTCGAGGAGATCTTCACCATGGAGCCTGAAAATGTCTACGTGAAGAATTCCCTCATCAAGGCTTACCGGGTCACCGCCACGGAGGAGCATGGCATCCTTTTTCTCCAGGGCATCATCGCACGCCATCCCGCCCTGCGCCATCTCTGGGGAGATATCAGGAAGCTCTCGAAGCCGCGGGAGCCTGAAGGCACGGCGAAGCCGCGCGGTTCCGGAGGCGCGCGGAAGACGCGGAAATCCGCAGACGGGATCCCTGCGCGAAGAAGAAAGGAAACCGGTAACCTATGA